Proteins encoded together in one Penaeus vannamei isolate JL-2024 chromosome 41, ASM4276789v1, whole genome shotgun sequence window:
- the LOC138860534 gene encoding histone-lysine N-methyltransferase PRDM9-like, whose product MKDKSHLGIKDESHLGMKDESHLGMKDESHLGIKDESHLGMKDESHLGIKDESHLGMKDESHLGMKDESHLGIKDKSHLGIKDKSHLGMKDESHLGMKDKSHLGMKDESHLGIKDKSHLGMKDESHLGMKDKSHLGMKDESHLGMKDKSHLGMKDESHLGIKDKSHLGMKDESHLGMKDKSHLGMKDKSHLGMKDESHLGMKDKSHLGMKDESHLGINARRRTCSGNRGLIGNEGEGPGRPREGRIQ is encoded by the coding sequence ATGAAGGATAAATCTCACCTCGGGATTAAGGATGAATCTCACCTCGGGATGAAGGATGAATCTCACCTCGGGATGAAGGATGAATCTCACCTCGGGATTAAGGATGAATCTCACCTCGGGATGAAGGATGAATCTCACCTCGGGATTAAGGATGAATCTCACCTCGGGATGAAGGATGAATCTCACCTGGGGATGAAGGATGAATCTCACCTCGGGATTAAGGATAAATCTCACCTCGGGATTAAGGATAAATCTCACCTCGGGATGAAGGATGAATCTCACCTCGGGATGAAGGATAAATCTCACCTCGGGATGAAGGATGAATCTCACCTCGGGATTAAGGATAAATCTCACCTCGGGATGAAGGATGAATCTCACCTCGGGATGAAGGATAAATCTCACCTCGGGATGAAGGATGAATCTCACCTCGGGATGAAGGATAAATCTCACCTCGGGATGAAGGATGAATCTCACCTCGGGATTAAGGATAAATCTCACCTCGGGATGAAGGATGAATCTCACCTCGGGATGAAGGATAAATCTCACCTCGGGATGAAGGATAAATCTCACCTCGGGATGAAGGATGAATCTCACCTCGGGATGAAGGATAAATCTCACCTCGGGATGAAGGATGAATCTCACCTCGGGATAAATGCCCGGCGGCGAACGTGCTCGGGGAACCGCGGCCTAAtcgggaatgagggggaaggtcCCGGACGGCCGCGCGAGGGACGAATCCAATAA